A single region of the Pseudomonas sp. PDM14 genome encodes:
- a CDS encoding carboxyl transferase domain-containing protein, whose protein sequence is MATLHTQINPRSPEFAANSAALLGQVNELRALLARVHEGGGARAQERHTSRGKLLPRERINQLLDLGSPFLEIGQLAAHEVYGEDVPAAGVVAGIGRVEGVECMIVANDATVKGGSYYPLTVKKHLRAQTIAQQNRLPCIYLVDSGGANLPRQDEVFPDREHFGRIFFNQANMSAMGIPQIAVVMGSCTAGGAYVPAMADEAIMVRNQATIFLAGPPLVKAATGEVVSAEELGGADVHCKTSGVADHYAENDEHALALARRCIANLNWRKQGEINSRAPIAPRYAAEELYGVIPADAKQPFDVREVIARLVDDSAFDEFKALFGATLVCGFAHLHGYPVAILANNGILFAESAQKGAHFIELACQRGIPLLFLQNITGFMVGQKYEAGGIAKHGAKLVNAVACAKVPKFTVIIGGSFGAGNYGMCGRAYDPRFLWMWPNARIGVMGAEQAAGVLVQVKREQSERSGQAFSSEEEAQIKQPILEQYERQGHPYYSSARLWDDGVIDPAQTRDVLGLALSASLNAPIEPSTFGVFRM, encoded by the coding sequence ATGGCCACCCTGCACACCCAGATCAACCCACGTTCGCCGGAGTTCGCCGCCAATAGCGCCGCACTGCTCGGCCAGGTCAACGAGCTGCGCGCCCTGCTCGCCCGCGTCCACGAAGGCGGCGGTGCCAGGGCGCAGGAGCGGCATACCTCGCGCGGCAAGCTGCTGCCACGCGAACGGATCAATCAGCTGCTCGACCTCGGCTCGCCGTTTCTCGAGATCGGCCAGCTGGCCGCCCATGAGGTCTACGGCGAAGACGTGCCGGCCGCGGGCGTGGTCGCCGGCATCGGCCGCGTCGAGGGCGTGGAGTGCATGATCGTCGCCAACGACGCCACGGTGAAAGGCGGTAGCTACTACCCGCTGACCGTGAAGAAGCACCTGCGCGCGCAGACCATCGCCCAGCAGAACCGCCTGCCGTGCATCTACCTGGTCGACTCCGGCGGCGCCAACCTGCCGCGCCAGGACGAGGTGTTCCCGGACCGCGAGCACTTCGGGCGGATCTTCTTCAACCAAGCCAACATGAGCGCCATGGGCATCCCGCAGATCGCCGTGGTCATGGGCTCGTGCACCGCCGGCGGCGCCTACGTGCCGGCGATGGCTGACGAGGCCATCATGGTGCGCAATCAGGCGACCATCTTCCTCGCCGGCCCGCCGCTGGTGAAGGCCGCCACCGGCGAAGTGGTCAGCGCTGAGGAGCTGGGCGGCGCCGATGTGCACTGCAAGACCTCCGGCGTCGCCGATCACTACGCCGAGAACGACGAACACGCCCTGGCTCTGGCCCGGCGCTGCATCGCCAACCTCAACTGGCGCAAGCAGGGCGAGATCAACAGCCGTGCGCCGATCGCCCCGCGCTACGCCGCCGAGGAGCTGTACGGGGTGATCCCGGCGGACGCCAAGCAGCCGTTCGATGTGCGCGAAGTGATCGCCCGTCTGGTCGACGATTCGGCCTTCGACGAGTTCAAGGCGCTGTTCGGCGCCACCCTGGTCTGCGGTTTCGCCCACCTGCACGGTTACCCGGTGGCGATCCTGGCAAACAACGGCATTCTCTTCGCCGAGTCGGCGCAGAAAGGCGCGCACTTCATCGAGCTGGCCTGCCAGCGCGGCATCCCGCTGCTGTTTCTGCAGAACATCACCGGCTTCATGGTCGGGCAAAAATACGAGGCCGGCGGCATCGCCAAGCACGGCGCCAAGCTGGTCAACGCCGTGGCCTGCGCCAAGGTTCCGAAGTTCACCGTGATCATCGGCGGCAGCTTCGGTGCCGGTAACTACGGCATGTGCGGCCGCGCCTACGACCCGCGCTTCCTGTGGATGTGGCCCAACGCGCGGATCGGCGTGATGGGCGCCGAGCAGGCCGCCGGCGTGCTGGTACAGGTCAAGCGCGAGCAGAGCGAACGCAGCGGCCAGGCGTTTTCCAGCGAAGAAGAGGCGCAGATCAAGCAGCCGATCCTCGAACAGTACGAACGTCAGGGCCACCCCTACTACTCCAGCGCCCGGCTGTGGGACGACGGTGTCATCGACCCGGCGCAAACCCGCGACGTGCTCGGCCTGGCGCTGTCCGCCAGCCTCAACGCGCCTATCGAGCCGAGCACCTTCGGCGTATTCCGCATGTAA
- a CDS encoding isovaleryl-CoA dehydrogenase, producing the protein MSYPSLNFALGETIDMLREQTQAFVASELAPRAAAVDSDNQFPMDLWRKFGDMGLLGITVEEEYGGSGLGYLAHVIAMEEISRGSASVALSYGAHSNLCVNQIKRNGTAEQKARYLPKLVSGEHIGALAMSEPNAGSDVVSMKLRADKRGDRYVLNGSKTWITNGPDANTYVIYAKTDLDKGPHGISAFIVERDWKGFSRGSKFDKLGMRGSNTCELFFDDVEVPEENVLGQLNGGVRVLMSGLDYERVVLSGGPTGIMQACMDVIVPYIHDRKQFGQSIGEFQLIQGKVADMYTQLNASRAYLYAVAQACDRGETTRKDAAGVILYTAERATQMALDAIQILGGNGYINEFPTGRLLRDAKLYEIGAGTSEIRRMLIGRELFNETK; encoded by the coding sequence ATGAGCTACCCGTCTCTGAACTTCGCCCTCGGCGAAACCATCGACATGCTCCGCGAACAGACCCAGGCCTTCGTCGCCAGCGAACTGGCGCCGCGTGCCGCCGCAGTCGACAGCGACAACCAGTTCCCCATGGACCTGTGGCGCAAGTTCGGCGACATGGGCCTGCTCGGCATCACCGTGGAAGAGGAATACGGCGGTTCGGGCCTTGGCTACCTGGCCCATGTGATCGCCATGGAAGAGATCAGCCGGGGCTCGGCTTCGGTCGCCCTCTCCTACGGTGCTCACTCCAACCTGTGCGTCAACCAGATCAAGCGCAACGGCACGGCTGAACAGAAGGCCCGCTACCTGCCAAAGCTGGTTAGCGGCGAGCACATCGGCGCCCTGGCCATGAGCGAGCCCAACGCCGGCTCCGACGTCGTCAGCATGAAGCTGCGCGCCGACAAGCGTGGCGATCGCTACGTGCTCAACGGCAGCAAGACCTGGATCACCAACGGCCCGGATGCCAACACCTACGTGATCTACGCCAAGACCGACCTGGACAAGGGCCCGCACGGCATCAGCGCGTTCATCGTCGAGCGCGACTGGAAGGGATTTTCCCGTGGCAGCAAGTTCGACAAGCTCGGCATGCGTGGCTCCAACACCTGCGAACTGTTCTTCGATGACGTCGAAGTGCCGGAAGAAAACGTCCTCGGCCAGCTCAATGGCGGCGTGCGCGTGCTGATGAGCGGCCTCGACTACGAACGTGTGGTGCTCTCCGGCGGCCCGACCGGGATCATGCAGGCCTGCATGGACGTGATCGTGCCGTACATCCACGACCGCAAGCAGTTCGGTCAGAGCATCGGCGAATTCCAGCTGATCCAGGGCAAGGTCGCCGACATGTACACCCAGCTCAATGCCAGCCGCGCCTACCTCTACGCCGTGGCCCAGGCCTGCGACCGCGGCGAGACCACGCGCAAGGACGCCGCCGGGGTGATTCTCTACACCGCCGAGCGCGCCACGCAGATGGCCCTGGACGCGATCCAGATCCTCGGTGGCAACGGCTACATCAACGAATTCCCCACCGGCCGCCTGCTGCGCGACGCCAAGCTCTACGAGATCGGCGCCGGCACCAGCGAGATCCGCCGCATGCTGATTGGGCGTGAGTTGTTCAACGAGACCAAGTAA